From Phaseolus vulgaris cultivar G19833 unplaced genomic scaffold, P. vulgaris v2.0 scaffold_17, whole genome shotgun sequence, a single genomic window includes:
- the LOC137817135 gene encoding F-box protein At1g67340-like: MRTRRGACYPGVVSRMCSDVRLPNKNKDLHMHMRMHVAGDSFIYSRKRQKKTPEKTVTDFDFFESLPDDLVISIFCKLSSTATKPSDFLNVLITCRRLNKLALHSLVLSKVSPRAFAIRAKDWCDSAHRFLKHCADAGNVEACYTLGMIRFYCLQNRGSGASLMAKAAINSHARALYSLAVIQFNGSGGTKSDKDLRAGVALCARAAFLGHVDALRELGHCLQDGYGVRQNIAEGRRFLVQANARELAAVLSTSAAARHWLTCNLQPQLRQGIGCPLLSDFGCNVPTPEVHPASRFMAEWFASRGGSPGQGLRLCSHAGCGRPESRKHEFRRCSVCGAVNYCSRACQALDWKFRHKAECAPVERWLDEDGEDGGDEDSDGEVMAMADS; the protein is encoded by the exons ATGAGAACAAGGAGAGGAGCCTGTTATCCTGGAGTAGTGTCAAGGATGTGTTCCGATGTCAGGCTTCCCAATAAAAACAAGGATCTGCACATGCATATGCGTATGCATGTTGCCGGAGACTCCTTTATTTATAGCCGGAAACGGCAGAAGAAGACGCCGGAAAAAACTGTTACcgattttgatttttttgagTCTTTACCGGATGACCTTGTAATCTCTATCTTCTGCAAGCTTAGTTCTACGGCCACTAAACCTTCCGATTTTCTCAATGTTTTAATTAC GTGTAGGAGATTAAACAAGTTAGCACTCCATTCCCTTGTTTTGTCCAAAGTCTCTCCAAGAGCTTTCGCTATTAGAGCCAAAGATTGGTGCGATTCAGCGCACCGTTTCCTCAAGCACTGTGCCGATGCCGGAAATGTTGAAGCCTGTTACACTTTAGGCATG ATTCGGTTTTACTGTCTCCAAAACCGAGGAAGCGGCGCGTCGTTAATGGCGAAGGCAGCGATAAACTCTCACGCGCGTGCTCTCTACTCACTCGCCGTGATTCAGTTCAACGGCAGTGGCGGAACAAAAAGCGACAAGGATTTACGCGCCGGCGTTGCGCTCTGCGCAAGAGCGGCGTTCCTCGGCCATGTCGACGCGCTGCGCGAGCTCGGTCACTGCCTGCAAGACGGTTACGGCGTGCGGCAGAACATCGCCGAGGGGCGGCGGTTCCTCGTGCAGGCCAACGCACGGGAGCTCGCGGCCGTATTGTCCACGAGCGCCGCCGCGCGCCACTGGCTGACGTGCAACCTTCAGCCACAGCTTCGGCAGGGGATCGGATGTCCGTTGCTCAGCGATTTCGGATGTAACGTGCCGACGCCGGAGGTTCATCCGGCGAGCCGGTTCATGGCAGAGTGGTTCGCCTCTCGCGGCGGTTCACCTGGACAGGGGCTGAGGTTGTGTTCGCACGCGGGGTGCGGGAGGCCGGAGTCGAGGAAGCACGAGTTTCGAAGGTGTTCTGTGTGTGGCGCGGTGAACTATTGCTCACGCGCGTGCCAAGCACTCGATTGGAAGTTCCGGCACAAGGCGGAGTGCGCCCCCGTAGAGCGGTGGCTCGACGAAGACGGCGAAGAC